One stretch of Thermoprotei archaeon DNA includes these proteins:
- a CDS encoding phosphoesterase: MVLRCYFSVDVHGNTVVWRKWINAVNVYKANVLILSGDLTGKAIVPIYDKGGHYETEFLGKKYTINSIEELKKLQEQIEGIGYYYKVMTVQEAQEIASNEKKLENLFKELITERIRKWMNLLIEKVNIREVIAMAMPGNDDEFWIDEVIKEYSDRGIIYPLDKIVELPYGYEIVSNDYVNPTPWKTPREVDEKKLEKMLEEKIKKVHNMERAIFNFHPPPYNTKLDLAPKLDKNMKIVYVGGKPMMVHVGSTAVRKMIEKYQPLLGLHGHIHESYASDKIGRTVIVNPGSEYTEGILRGFIVELDENGLKNYWKVEG; this comes from the coding sequence ATGGTATTAAGGTGCTATTTCTCAGTTGATGTGCATGGTAATACTGTTGTGTGGCGTAAATGGATTAATGCAGTAAATGTATATAAAGCCAATGTGTTGATACTTTCAGGCGATCTTACTGGAAAAGCCATAGTACCAATATATGATAAAGGTGGGCATTATGAAACTGAGTTCCTAGGAAAAAAGTATACTATAAATAGTATTGAAGAATTGAAGAAGCTCCAAGAACAAATTGAAGGTATAGGGTATTATTACAAAGTAATGACAGTGCAAGAAGCCCAAGAGATAGCTTCTAATGAAAAGAAGCTTGAGAACTTGTTTAAAGAACTTATTACTGAGCGTATAAGAAAATGGATGAATCTTTTGATTGAGAAAGTAAACATCAGAGAAGTAATAGCTATGGCGATGCCTGGGAATGATGATGAGTTTTGGATCGATGAAGTCATAAAAGAATATTCTGATAGGGGCATAATATATCCTTTGGATAAAATTGTAGAGCTTCCATATGGTTATGAGATTGTAAGTAACGATTATGTAAATCCGACACCATGGAAAACACCTAGAGAAGTTGATGAAAAGAAGTTAGAAAAAATGCTTGAGGAGAAAATAAAGAAAGTACACAATATGGAAAGAGCTATATTTAATTTCCACCCTCCACCATATAATACAAAATTAGACCTCGCACCCAAGTTAGATAAAAACATGAAAATTGTATACGTAGGAGGGAAACCAATGATGGTACATGTAGGAAGCACCGCTGTACGCAAAATGATAGAAAAATATCAGCCATTACTAGGATTACATGGACACATACACGAGAGTTACGCAAGCGATAAGATTGGTAGAACAGTAATTGTCAATCCTGGTAGTGAATACACTGAAGGAATATTAAGAGGATTCATAGTTGAGCTCGATGAAAATGGATTAAAGAATTACTGGAAAGTTGAAGGTTAA
- a CDS encoding FAD-binding oxidoreductase, whose product MVDNDEFINELKYRLGEKVSSDSVDLLLHNRDATLIEGTAIAVVMPTSVYEVSEVMKICYKYAVPVCPQGSLTSLTGASVPQGGIALDLSKMNKIIEVHPLDGYVVVEAGVKIEELNEYLKSYGMFFPIDPASAKSATVGGAIATNAGGMRGFRFGTMANWVLGLEVVLSDGKIIRIGGKTLKRRQGYNLVGLFIGSEGTLGIITKAILKITKLPEGIVRIIATFPSYKEVSKAALELRKNFNPLIIEFIDSELASIISQYTDVKIPIKPGFIMIVDIDGPPDSLPQKANEVVELFKNLGAVDVKWSMDPKEMEKFYELRRALYSAELNLRSIYSLNMILEDLIVPPTRVSEFIEKIHELSKSMGLKVALGGHLGDGNIHPSIYYSNSEKAKIKEFHEEVCKLAIELGGGISAEHGIGLTKIDALKFELEMLGSEYALDIMRNIKKLFDPRNILNPRKMIILKEAVNSDE is encoded by the coding sequence ATGGTAGATAATGATGAGTTCATTAATGAATTGAAGTACAGACTTGGTGAAAAGGTGAGTAGTGATAGTGTTGATTTATTGCTTCATAATAGGGATGCTACTCTGATTGAGGGGACTGCGATAGCTGTTGTCATGCCTACTTCTGTTTATGAGGTGTCAGAGGTTATGAAAATTTGTTATAAATATGCAGTTCCTGTTTGTCCTCAAGGTTCTTTAACTTCATTGACTGGTGCGTCTGTGCCTCAAGGTGGTATAGCTTTAGATCTTTCTAAAATGAATAAGATTATTGAAGTGCATCCTTTAGATGGTTATGTTGTAGTGGAAGCTGGTGTTAAGATTGAAGAGTTGAATGAATATTTAAAAAGTTATGGCATGTTCTTTCCTATTGATCCGGCCTCTGCTAAATCAGCTACTGTAGGTGGTGCGATAGCTACTAATGCTGGTGGTATGAGAGGGTTTAGGTTTGGGACTATGGCTAACTGGGTGCTTGGTTTAGAGGTTGTTTTATCTGATGGAAAGATTATTAGGATTGGTGGTAAGACTCTAAAACGTCGACAGGGATATAATCTTGTTGGTCTTTTCATAGGGAGCGAAGGAACTCTTGGAATTATAACAAAAGCCATATTAAAAATCACAAAATTACCAGAGGGCATAGTTAGAATAATTGCTACTTTTCCGTCTTATAAAGAAGTTTCAAAAGCAGCTTTGGAGTTACGTAAAAATTTTAATCCACTTATAATAGAATTCATTGACAGTGAACTTGCCTCCATTATATCACAATACACCGACGTAAAGATACCAATAAAACCAGGTTTTATAATGATTGTTGATATTGACGGGCCGCCTGATTCATTGCCTCAAAAAGCTAACGAAGTAGTAGAGCTCTTTAAGAATTTAGGTGCTGTTGATGTTAAATGGAGTATGGATCCTAAAGAAATGGAGAAGTTCTATGAGCTGAGACGTGCGCTGTACTCTGCTGAATTAAATCTAAGATCGATATATTCATTAAATATGATACTAGAGGATTTGATAGTGCCACCGACAAGGGTTTCTGAATTTATTGAAAAGATACATGAGCTTTCGAAAAGTATGGGTCTTAAAGTGGCACTTGGAGGTCATTTAGGTGACGGTAATATACATCCCTCCATATATTATAGTAATTCAGAGAAAGCAAAAATTAAAGAGTTTCACGAAGAAGTTTGCAAGCTTGCGATAGAACTAGGTGGAGGAATCAGTGCTGAACATGGAATAGGATTAACTAAAATTGATGCATTGAAATTTGAACTCGAAATGTTAGGGTCAGAATACGCCCTTGATATAATGAGAAACATCAAAAAACTTTTTGACCCCAGAAACATTTTGAATCCTAGAAAGATGATTATTTTAAAAGAGGCAGTAAACAGTGATGAGTAA
- the arcC gene encoding carbamate kinase, with amino-acid sequence MIAVVSELLLIALGGNALIKKGEKGSFEEQYKNVQRVAKLLIQLVEAGYKLVITHGNGPQVGATLLRHDAGSKLFNIPIFPMDSCTAETQGFIGYIIQQALQNEIRLRRINKEVVTVITRVIVDKNDPAFKNPTKPVGPFYNKEEVKTLLQEYPDWKIIEDSGRGYRRVVPSPDPKSIVEFKAIKTLIENDFIVIACGGGGIPVIEENNELKGVEAVVDKDLASERLATLIKADRFVILTDVDAAYINYGTPNQHKIGNINVEQLKKYYTKGHFKPGSMGPKILASIRFIENGGKEAIIAHLDKLVEAVKGIEGTHIFQ; translated from the coding sequence GTGATTGCTGTGGTCTCTGAATTATTACTCATAGCTCTCGGTGGCAATGCATTGATAAAAAAAGGTGAAAAAGGAAGTTTCGAGGAGCAATACAAAAACGTGCAGAGGGTCGCAAAATTATTAATTCAATTAGTAGAGGCGGGCTACAAATTAGTAATAACGCATGGCAATGGTCCTCAAGTTGGAGCAACATTACTTAGGCATGATGCTGGCAGTAAGCTTTTTAATATTCCAATCTTTCCCATGGACTCATGTACTGCCGAAACCCAAGGATTTATTGGTTATATAATACAGCAGGCATTACAGAATGAAATAAGATTAAGGAGAATAAACAAAGAGGTTGTAACAGTAATAACAAGAGTTATTGTAGATAAAAATGATCCGGCCTTTAAAAATCCAACGAAACCTGTTGGACCGTTTTACAACAAAGAAGAAGTTAAAACACTTCTTCAAGAATATCCAGATTGGAAGATAATAGAAGATTCCGGAAGAGGTTATAGAAGAGTAGTGCCTTCTCCGGATCCTAAAAGCATTGTGGAATTTAAAGCAATTAAAACCCTCATTGAAAATGACTTCATCGTAATAGCATGCGGCGGTGGAGGAATACCGGTAATAGAGGAAAATAACGAATTAAAGGGGGTGGAGGCAGTAGTGGATAAAGATCTAGCTAGTGAACGTTTAGCAACACTAATAAAAGCTGATCGATTTGTCATATTAACAGACGTCGATGCTGCATACATAAATTACGGAACACCAAATCAACATAAAATAGGAAATATAAATGTAGAGCAATTAAAAAAGTATTATACCAAGGGACATTTCAAACCAGGCAGTATGGGACCTAAAATATTAGCATCAATAAGATTTATAGAAAATGGTGGAAAAGAAGCTATAATTGCGCATCTTGATAAGTTGGTGGAAGCTGTAAAAGGAATCGAAGGAACACACATATTTCAATAA
- a CDS encoding ABC transporter ATP-binding protein produces MSEYFVSVKDLVKDFGKRRVLKGISFDVRKGEIFGLIGPNGAGKTTTLRIIATLLKPTNGDVIIENMSVTKNAKVIRGIISYLPEEAGVYERLTGIEFLKFFAEISESNVNETIKRGIEISGLSERLKDKTKEYSKGMRRRLLLARSLMNLPKLALLDEPTSGLDVQHAVQIRQTIKNYREKYGITIILSSHNMLEVEYLCDRVAFINDGLIINIGTPRELKENYNAENLEDAFLRAVNNIAK; encoded by the coding sequence ATGAGTGAGTATTTTGTAAGTGTTAAGGATTTAGTAAAAGATTTTGGCAAAAGAAGGGTGCTTAAGGGCATCTCCTTTGATGTGAGAAAAGGTGAGATTTTTGGATTAATAGGTCCCAATGGAGCAGGAAAAACCACAACACTGCGAATAATAGCAACTCTTCTTAAACCTACAAATGGCGATGTAATCATAGAAAACATGAGTGTTACTAAGAACGCAAAGGTAATTAGAGGAATTATAAGCTATCTGCCTGAAGAAGCTGGTGTTTATGAAAGATTAACAGGTATTGAGTTTCTCAAATTCTTTGCAGAAATTTCAGAAAGTAATGTTAATGAGACCATAAAAAGAGGCATCGAAATTTCAGGTCTTAGTGAACGATTAAAAGATAAAACAAAGGAATACTCCAAGGGTATGAGACGAAGACTTTTGTTAGCACGCTCACTGATGAATCTACCAAAGTTAGCATTACTTGATGAACCAACATCAGGACTCGACGTACAACATGCGGTCCAAATAAGGCAAACCATAAAGAATTACCGTGAAAAATACGGAATAACCATAATACTCTCCAGTCATAATATGTTAGAGGTTGAATATCTTTGTGATAGAGTTGCGTTTATTAACGATGGTCTCATAATAAATATTGGAACACCTAGAGAGCTAAAGGAGAACTATAATGCAGAAAACCTTGAGGACGCCTTCTTAAGGGCGGTGAACAATATTGCCAAATAA
- a CDS encoding V4R domain-containing protein produces MTHELHPIDVSRSINTLGRKIYGFSIIAKNVPGILANIGKTCADALINIVNIIVSAEVVGGNAHLFLVADLTDSTFSPEVLKNELSKISGIISVDIVEPFANFIIDNTHFPLTIGGSRAIITDKSMLKGIIHGLDRQLGEEVSSIVLWHMGYYSGKEMWDLYHEQRKSIVRDLVELMLKNIMALGWWSRYEIVEYSPINNYAKIRIWDNWECQLKGIDEKVGSHFIRGMFAGFFTKHFNIECQASETKCISIGDEYCEFEIKTRSLSVT; encoded by the coding sequence GTGACGCATGAACTACATCCTATCGATGTATCAAGAAGTATTAATACTTTAGGTCGTAAAATTTACGGGTTTAGCATTATTGCAAAAAACGTTCCTGGGATACTTGCTAATATAGGGAAAACTTGTGCTGACGCATTGATAAACATTGTTAATATAATAGTCTCAGCTGAAGTTGTAGGAGGTAATGCTCATCTTTTTCTTGTAGCAGATTTAACAGATAGTACGTTTTCTCCAGAAGTCTTGAAAAATGAACTTTCTAAAATAAGTGGTATAATATCTGTTGATATTGTAGAACCATTTGCTAATTTTATTATTGATAATACTCATTTCCCACTTACTATAGGTGGATCGAGAGCAATAATTACCGATAAATCTATGTTGAAAGGCATCATTCATGGTCTCGATAGACAACTTGGCGAGGAAGTTTCTTCTATCGTATTATGGCATATGGGATATTATTCTGGCAAAGAAATGTGGGATCTTTATCATGAACAGCGAAAATCTATTGTGAGAGATCTTGTAGAATTAATGTTAAAAAATATTATGGCATTGGGATGGTGGAGTCGCTATGAAATCGTTGAATATAGCCCTATAAATAACTATGCAAAAATTAGAATATGGGATAATTGGGAATGCCAATTAAAAGGAATTGATGAAAAAGTTGGAAGTCATTTTATTAGGGGTATGTTTGCTGGATTTTTTACTAAGCACTTTAATATAGAGTGTCAAGCATCCGAGACCAAGTGCATATCAATAGGTGATGAATACTGTGAATTTGAGATAAAGACAAGATCATTGTCTGTCACTTAG
- a CDS encoding MoaD family protein encodes MVRVKVVFYATFREKFKVNEIDLDIDGTLKSLIDSLVNNLGEEVRKELYDDNAKYIKGDVIMLVNGRSIEYLGGPNARFNDGDKVAIFPPVAGG; translated from the coding sequence ATGGTTAGGGTTAAAGTTGTTTTTTATGCAACGTTTAGAGAGAAATTTAAGGTTAATGAGATAGACTTGGACATTGATGGTACGCTTAAAAGTCTTATAGACTCGCTTGTGAACAATCTAGGTGAAGAAGTTAGAAAAGAGCTTTATGATGATAATGCAAAATACATTAAAGGAGATGTTATAATGCTAGTAAATGGTAGATCAATAGAATATTTGGGGGGACCTAATGCAAGGTTTAACGATGGAGATAAGGTTGCAATATTCCCACCAGTGGCAGGCGGATAA
- a CDS encoding ABC transporter permease, which yields MPNKLVAIIIKELKDLLRDRTTLFTMIIIPLIFFPIIGFAFKAGAETTAQQTLNVAILNLDNGYNGINMGNNLTSFIKQFNNINLIIVNDNANKNLTQLSRELYENQGINELLVIPSNFTETIYNPNTTAQLELYSYISATGGIAIKTLDPILQSYIRNTINWKIKQIAPNVNPNTIINPININYISIVREEKIPSPPEIVHSLLASQSWTLPLSVFIIIITSSQIVAAAIASEKESKTLEILLSTPISRVSILAGKITSSMVIAILSVLSYVGGFTIYMNTILGLSSSQIPPQIINKVSQLVNSPQIIGGVAILMFITLLTAISIAVSLSVYAEDVRSAQALVSYVTLLFGLPAFIVMGVNIDQLPPIEKTILYIIPFTHAFTGITKLIDGNYIPVIIGITYMIAFSLIMLYIASKSFTTEKLLTAKLAFKRKKY from the coding sequence TTGCCAAATAAATTAGTGGCAATAATAATTAAGGAACTTAAAGACCTCCTCAGAGACAGAACAACATTATTTACCATGATAATAATCCCATTAATTTTCTTTCCAATAATAGGATTTGCGTTCAAAGCCGGTGCTGAAACCACAGCTCAACAAACACTCAACGTAGCAATACTTAACTTAGATAACGGATATAATGGCATTAATATGGGAAACAACTTAACATCATTTATAAAACAATTCAATAATATTAACCTAATAATAGTAAATGATAATGCTAACAAAAATCTTACACAACTCTCAAGAGAACTCTATGAAAACCAGGGTATTAACGAACTCCTAGTAATACCAAGTAATTTTACAGAAACAATATACAATCCTAACACAACGGCTCAGTTAGAATTATATTCCTATATATCAGCTACTGGTGGTATAGCAATCAAAACACTAGATCCGATCCTTCAAAGCTATATTAGAAACACTATCAATTGGAAAATAAAACAAATAGCTCCTAATGTAAATCCAAACACTATCATTAATCCAATAAACATAAATTACATTTCAATAGTAAGGGAGGAAAAAATACCATCACCACCAGAGATAGTACACAGCTTACTAGCATCACAAAGTTGGACATTACCATTAAGCGTGTTTATAATAATCATAACATCGTCACAAATAGTCGCAGCAGCAATAGCATCAGAGAAGGAATCCAAAACACTTGAAATCCTACTATCAACACCAATATCAAGAGTAAGCATATTAGCAGGTAAAATAACCAGTTCAATGGTCATCGCAATACTTTCAGTACTATCATACGTAGGAGGTTTCACCATATATATGAATACAATATTAGGATTATCATCATCGCAAATCCCCCCGCAAATAATAAATAAAGTATCACAACTAGTTAACAGTCCCCAAATAATAGGAGGTGTAGCAATACTCATGTTTATAACACTACTCACAGCAATTTCTATCGCAGTCTCACTCTCAGTCTACGCTGAAGATGTACGAAGTGCACAAGCATTAGTCTCATATGTAACACTCTTATTTGGACTACCAGCATTCATAGTAATGGGAGTAAATATAGATCAACTACCCCCCATAGAAAAAACCATCCTGTACATAATACCATTCACGCACGCATTCACTGGAATTACAAAATTAATCGATGGAAACTATATTCCAGTAATCATCGGAATAACCTATATGATAGCATTTTCATTAATAATGCTCTATATCGCATCAAAAAGTTTCACAACAGAAAAACTACTAACAGCTAAACTTGCATTCAAACGAAAAAAGTATTAG
- a CDS encoding CBS domain-containing protein encodes MVIYLFIRNIYTQTVITIDPDETLDKASEKMFFYGISRLVVVKNDTPIGIVTEKDITRYLTNITKPINQIKVSEVMSHPLITASPNDTVQSAARKMLEHNISSLVIVEDSKLKGIVTKFDIVKFCSTMKGRWLVRDYMTKHVISVSSFDTVFRVIDLMVNNNISRIVVADANNKPIGIITLADIVRSLPEISFTKLKSMRISKILRPLLLKSIMVSTIMSRDLIVIRENADLAEAAQAMVTYNISGLPVVNSEDKLVGIITKTDITRAISKLE; translated from the coding sequence ATGGTGATTTATTTGTTTATTAGAAATATATACACACAAACTGTTATAACAATTGATCCTGATGAGACACTAGATAAAGCTAGCGAAAAAATGTTTTTCTATGGCATTTCACGGTTAGTAGTTGTTAAGAATGATACGCCGATAGGTATAGTAACTGAAAAAGACATAACACGTTATTTAACAAACATCACAAAACCAATTAATCAGATTAAAGTTTCTGAAGTTATGTCACATCCTTTGATAACAGCATCACCTAATGATACGGTTCAAAGTGCTGCGAGAAAAATGCTTGAGCATAATATCAGTTCACTTGTTATTGTAGAAGATTCAAAATTGAAGGGTATTGTAACAAAATTTGATATAGTTAAGTTTTGTAGTACAATGAAAGGTAGATGGCTAGTTAGAGATTATATGACAAAACATGTTATATCAGTAAGTTCATTCGATACAGTCTTTAGAGTTATAGACTTAATGGTTAACAATAATATCAGTCGTATTGTTGTTGCTGACGCAAACAATAAACCTATTGGTATAATAACATTGGCTGATATTGTAAGAAGCCTCCCTGAAATCTCTTTTACAAAATTAAAATCAATGAGAATTTCAAAAATATTAAGACCATTACTTTTAAAATCAATAATGGTATCAACAATAATGAGTAGAGATTTAATAGTGATAAGAGAAAATGCTGACCTAGCAGAAGCAGCCCAAGCAATGGTAACGTATAATATAAGTGGACTTCCAGTAGTAAACAGTGAAGATAAGCTAGTTGGTATAATAACAAAAACTGATATAACTAGAGCAATAAGTAAGTTAGAATAA
- a CDS encoding L-threonylcarbamoyladenylate synthase: protein MLNTVILKIDPKNPEVEKIRLAANVIKNGGLVAFPTETVYGLGANALDEKAVQKIFTVKNRPADNPIIVHIADVNDLYILVEEVPNEVLELASKFWPGPLTLLLKKSELVPDITTAGLDTVAIRMPNHPIALMLIKESEVPIAAPSANISGKPSPTTAEHVIKDLNKRIDVIIDGGDVTYGVESTVLDLTSKPPYILRPGPITLEEIKSIIKNVEVHPAAKAEKPVETIIAKSPGMKYRHYAPSAELILIEGDQRKIPLKVQETANKYIKLGKKVSIIATEENATLYNVPYIKIIGKRNEPKTIAKNLFKTLRELDNENVDIIIAEGIEPTGIGLAIMNRLRKAAGYNIICT from the coding sequence ATGTTAAATACGGTTATACTTAAGATTGACCCAAAAAACCCTGAAGTAGAAAAAATTAGGCTTGCAGCAAATGTGATAAAAAATGGAGGGCTTGTTGCATTTCCTACAGAAACAGTTTATGGTTTAGGTGCGAATGCGTTGGATGAAAAAGCAGTACAAAAAATATTTACAGTAAAAAATAGGCCAGCTGACAATCCAATCATAGTTCATATTGCAGATGTCAATGATTTATACATTCTCGTAGAGGAAGTGCCTAATGAGGTATTAGAGTTAGCATCAAAGTTTTGGCCAGGACCACTTACATTATTGCTTAAAAAATCTGAGTTAGTTCCAGATATAACTACAGCTGGACTTGACACTGTCGCTATAAGAATGCCTAATCACCCAATAGCATTGATGTTAATAAAAGAATCTGAAGTGCCTATAGCAGCACCCAGTGCAAACATTTCAGGGAAACCTAGTCCAACAACAGCAGAACATGTAATCAAAGACCTTAACAAAAGAATTGATGTGATAATAGATGGAGGCGATGTAACTTACGGAGTAGAGTCTACAGTCCTCGATTTGACATCAAAACCACCGTACATATTACGACCAGGCCCAATAACTCTCGAAGAAATTAAAAGTATAATTAAAAATGTTGAAGTACATCCAGCGGCAAAAGCTGAAAAACCAGTTGAAACGATAATAGCGAAATCACCAGGTATGAAATATAGACACTATGCACCATCAGCAGAGTTAATACTCATTGAAGGAGATCAAAGAAAAATACCACTAAAAGTACAAGAGACAGCTAATAAATATATTAAATTAGGTAAAAAAGTTAGCATAATAGCAACAGAAGAGAACGCTACCCTTTATAATGTACCATACATAAAAATTATCGGAAAAAGAAATGAACCAAAAACAATAGCAAAGAATCTTTTCAAAACACTTAGAGAATTAGATAATGAAAATGTAGACATAATAATAGCAGAAGGCATTGAACCCACAGGAATTGGCTTGGCTATAATGAATAGATTAAGAAAAGCTGCAGGATACAATATAATATGCACATAA
- a CDS encoding APC family permease, producing the protein MGEAAPPTVFVRRASGLVRTIGPFTAFMLVFSHTVGGGIHKLSVIAAYNNPGADIALSFLILGLIAAIPTALVYTLLGSLMPRTGGDYIFITRGLNPAIGFLASWGFWFTEVLSYGIIAWYSIDFFATAFTSAGIALNDPGYIYTAKWLASMEGHWVIGLLLVFGFGILALLGMRIYGLIVSVLGTIAVIGVLSNVAILAGKTPEAAAAGWDAVFGAGTYDAIIKAAFNLAGKPTIPYVVTPFNMTSTINAGVAAIWAYIGITAAVYAGGELKSPSRTLIIAQVLGTLLIIAYYITLPYLVYSIWTVPKSKLDELGVTKLLSDAGIPPDQVKFNTLYQYVYNNLAGGNAAKLPGLGINFHVIGGEIAAPPPGLVTPYVISLVPGSAPIQIFNAVTVGIVLLKDIPAFFVVSSRMVFAWAFDRFFPELFAAVNEMFHSPHWAVILTMFGGFAGVVLNILSGEWLASVDTTMLYQVAVMFASLAAILLPWVRRDLYEKGARWEIAGVPILTIVGLIAFPVNFYFLIVAGAWLNILRDLVLQSTWMGFGALIFIGFMVYNYKRGIDVRTIYTEIPPA; encoded by the coding sequence ATGGGAGAAGCCGCACCACCTACAGTTTTTGTTAGAAGAGCTTCTGGATTAGTAAGGACGATAGGACCATTTACTGCCTTCATGCTAGTATTCAGTCATACTGTGGGAGGAGGCATACATAAACTTTCAGTAATTGCAGCTTATAATAATCCAGGTGCTGACATAGCTTTATCTTTTCTTATCCTAGGATTAATAGCAGCAATCCCAACAGCACTAGTTTACACACTGTTAGGTTCATTAATGCCAAGAACAGGTGGAGACTACATCTTCATAACACGAGGCCTTAACCCAGCAATAGGTTTTCTTGCTTCTTGGGGCTTCTGGTTCACAGAAGTACTCTCCTATGGTATAATAGCATGGTACTCAATTGATTTCTTTGCGACAGCTTTCACTTCCGCAGGCATAGCGCTAAATGATCCTGGTTATATTTATACTGCCAAATGGTTAGCGTCCATGGAAGGGCATTGGGTTATTGGATTGCTTCTAGTGTTCGGCTTTGGTATTTTAGCATTATTAGGAATGAGAATATACGGTCTAATAGTAAGTGTGCTAGGAACAATAGCAGTAATAGGAGTCTTATCAAATGTTGCAATTCTAGCTGGAAAAACGCCGGAGGCCGCTGCAGCAGGATGGGACGCTGTATTTGGTGCAGGAACTTACGATGCAATAATCAAAGCAGCATTTAATCTGGCAGGAAAACCAACAATACCATATGTGGTCACTCCATTTAATATGACGTCAACAATTAATGCTGGAGTTGCAGCTATATGGGCATATATAGGCATCACGGCTGCAGTTTATGCTGGAGGAGAACTAAAAAGTCCTAGCAGAACATTAATAATAGCACAAGTGCTTGGTACATTACTGATAATCGCATATTATATAACATTACCATACCTTGTATATAGCATTTGGACGGTACCTAAAAGTAAGCTCGATGAACTAGGCGTTACAAAATTATTATCAGATGCTGGGATTCCACCTGATCAGGTGAAATTTAATACACTCTATCAATATGTTTATAATAATTTAGCAGGAGGCAATGCTGCAAAATTGCCAGGACTCGGTATTAACTTCCACGTTATTGGAGGTGAAATAGCTGCGCCACCTCCCGGGCTTGTAACACCATATGTAATAAGTTTAGTGCCTGGCTCTGCGCCAATCCAAATATTTAATGCTGTGACCGTCGGTATAGTTCTTTTAAAAGATATCCCGGCATTTTTCGTAGTTAGTTCAAGAATGGTCTTCGCCTGGGCTTTTGATAGATTCTTCCCGGAGTTGTTTGCTGCTGTTAACGAAATGTTCCATAGTCCACACTGGGCTGTAATACTGACTATGTTCGGTGGATTCGCTGGGGTTGTACTTAACATACTTAGTGGTGAGTGGCTGGCATCAGTTGACACTACAATGTTATATCAAGTCGCAGTGATGTTCGCAAGCTTAGCAGCGATCTTATTACCATGGGTTCGCAGAGATCTTTATGAAAAGGGTGCACGCTGGGAAATTGCTGGTGTTCCAATACTTACGATCGTTGGATTAATAGCATTTCCTGTTAACTTTTACTTCCTAATTGTTGCTGGAGCTTGGTTAAATATATTAAGAGACTTAGTTCTTCAATCAACATGGATGGGTTTTGGAGCTCTCATATTCATTGGTTTCATGGTTTATAACTATAAACGCGGAATCGACGTAAGAACCATATACACAGAAATACCACCCGCATAA
- a CDS encoding (Fe-S)-binding protein yields MSKIINIFDENQALNIAKRCSWCGFCESICPTFLLTRDKALGPRGRVWLFIALMTDQLSFNDPTGNTIKSIYNCLTCKACTNACPARIDVPILMIIARRLMVRKDFYHKSFYVQSILEKTRNPLKEEK; encoded by the coding sequence ATGAGTAAAATTATTAATATCTTTGATGAAAATCAGGCATTAAACATAGCTAAGAGATGCTCATGGTGTGGTTTTTGTGAGTCGATATGTCCTACATTTCTTTTAACTCGTGATAAAGCTTTAGGACCAAGAGGAAGAGTTTGGCTGTTTATAGCACTAATGACAGATCAGCTTAGTTTTAATGATCCAACAGGGAATACAATTAAGTCAATTTATAATTGTCTAACGTGCAAAGCATGTACAAATGCTTGTCCAGCACGCATAGATGTGCCCATCTTAATGATAATAGCGAGAAGATTAATGGTTAGGAAAGATTTTTACCACAAATCTTTTTATGTGCAATCAATTTTAGAAAAGACTAGAAATCCACTCAAAGAGGAAAAGTGA